The following proteins come from a genomic window of Acidobacteriota bacterium:
- a CDS encoding DUF362 domain-containing protein, whose translation MKRRDFLKASACVGLSTLLTPPSPIGECAYGAENVESYPLAIAKGKNILKALEAAIAALGGMKKFISKNDIVMVKPNIGWDRTPEQAANTNPKIVAAIVKMCLEAGAKKVKVSDNTCNEVRRCFKRSGIADAAASAGAEVYFLDDRNLVEQKIGSEILKNWPVYRDFLEADKIINVPIAKHHGLTKLTLGMKNLMGAVGGRRNSMHQEIGIAISELAGFFKPALTIIDATRILTGNGPQGGSLSDVVKTDTIIAGKEIASVDALAADHFARNAGKGFRNMKPSDYSFLKIACERGLGAIDTSVLKVKEIEV comes from the coding sequence ATGAAGAGAAGAGATTTCCTGAAAGCGAGTGCATGCGTCGGATTGTCAACTTTGCTCACCCCTCCTTCTCCTATAGGCGAATGCGCATACGGCGCGGAAAACGTGGAATCCTATCCTCTGGCCATAGCGAAGGGGAAGAATATCCTGAAGGCTCTTGAAGCCGCTATCGCCGCCCTGGGAGGGATGAAGAAGTTCATCTCGAAGAACGACATCGTAATGGTCAAACCGAACATCGGCTGGGACAGAACCCCGGAGCAGGCGGCCAACACCAACCCTAAAATCGTGGCGGCTATCGTTAAGATGTGCCTTGAGGCTGGCGCAAAGAAGGTCAAGGTCTCAGACAACACGTGCAACGAGGTGCGCCGCTGCTTCAAGAGGAGCGGCATAGCCGACGCGGCGGCTTCTGCAGGGGCTGAGGTTTATTTCCTGGATGACAGGAACCTTGTAGAACAGAAGATCGGCAGCGAGATCCTCAAGAACTGGCCCGTCTACCGTGATTTCCTGGAGGCCGATAAGATCATCAACGTTCCCATCGCTAAACACCATGGACTCACGAAGCTGACGCTGGGAATGAAGAACCTCATGGGTGCAGTCGGCGGAAGAAGGAACAGCATGCACCAGGAAATCGGCATCGCCATCTCCGAGCTTGCCGGATTCTTCAAACCGGCTCTGACAATCATCGACGCGACGAGGATCCTGACCGGAAATGGTCCCCAGGGGGGGAGTCTCAGCGACGTAGTGAAGACAGACACTATCATCGCCGGAAAGGAAATCGCCTCTGTGGACGCTCTGGCTGCCGATCACTTTGCCAGGAATGCCGGAAAGGGATTCAGGAACATGAAGCCCTCCGATTATTCATTCCTGAAGATAGCCTGCGAGCGGGGCTTAGGAGCCATCGACACTTCCGTACTCAAGGTGAAGGAGATAGAAGTCTGA
- a CDS encoding 4Fe-4S dicluster domain-containing protein, which yields MRWLRRVSQIFFILFFLFLLIRTEDRIAANIVPYLSKFFFQIDPLLSFATLLATWKIPEGILSALLLIILTFILGRFFCGWVCPLGTVHNALSYILKKERWGERRNWLKFQRGKYYLLVFFLLSALFSLQLLGIVDPLSLLYRSIALGINPGFNSFTNSFFDSIYGTGLRPLTGISEPIYSFLKGNILSFKQPVFIQGLFITLLFAGIALLNLYRRRFWCRYLCPLGALLGLFSKASFTRLVVDENCTSCMICTNKCPAEADPNSTESWKKTECYLCWNCVEVCPTGSISFIPSPARSHQGGIIDIKGRRMAISAVAGAATVPFFSFSIESKRANPDLIRPPGALPEEEFLDKCIRCGECMKVCLTNAIHPTFLQAGLEGLWTPYLVMRLAYCEYSCTLCGQVCPTQAIRRLPVNEKQKVKIGLAFISRDRCLPYAEQKECVVCEEHCPTPKKAIWFDEKEVTLMDGSRKIIKQPVVDLNLCIGCGICETKCPVSDRPAIYVQSIGESRSKTNQILLTELPE from the coding sequence ATGAGATGGCTTAGACGCGTCTCTCAGATCTTTTTCATCCTCTTCTTCCTATTCCTTCTGATCAGAACAGAGGACAGGATCGCTGCAAATATCGTCCCCTATCTTTCGAAGTTCTTCTTCCAGATCGATCCGCTGCTGTCCTTCGCGACCTTGCTAGCCACCTGGAAGATCCCTGAAGGGATCCTCTCCGCTCTCCTCCTCATCATTCTGACATTTATACTGGGACGCTTCTTCTGTGGTTGGGTCTGCCCACTCGGAACAGTTCACAACGCCCTGAGTTACATCCTAAAGAAGGAGCGCTGGGGTGAAAGAAGGAACTGGCTCAAATTCCAGAGGGGAAAGTATTATCTCCTCGTCTTCTTTCTTCTCTCCGCTCTCTTTTCACTTCAACTGCTGGGAATCGTCGATCCTCTGTCACTGCTCTATCGCTCGATCGCGCTCGGCATTAACCCGGGCTTCAATTCCTTCACGAACTCCTTCTTCGATTCCATTTATGGCACCGGACTCAGACCTCTCACAGGCATCTCGGAGCCGATTTATTCTTTTCTCAAAGGAAACATCCTCTCCTTTAAGCAGCCAGTCTTCATCCAGGGTCTCTTCATAACACTACTCTTTGCGGGGATCGCGCTTTTGAACCTGTACAGAAGAAGGTTCTGGTGCCGATACCTCTGCCCGCTCGGCGCGCTCCTCGGTCTGTTCTCGAAAGCATCTTTCACAAGACTCGTCGTGGACGAGAACTGCACAAGCTGCATGATCTGCACAAACAAGTGCCCCGCTGAAGCGGATCCGAACTCGACGGAGAGCTGGAAAAAGACTGAATGCTACCTCTGCTGGAACTGCGTGGAGGTCTGCCCAACAGGATCGATCTCCTTCATTCCCTCCCCGGCGCGTTCCCATCAGGGAGGCATCATAGATATTAAGGGAAGGAGGATGGCTATCTCGGCCGTTGCGGGAGCCGCTACCGTTCCCTTCTTCTCGTTCTCTATCGAGAGCAAGAGAGCCAATCCCGACCTGATCAGGCCGCCGGGCGCTCTTCCGGAAGAAGAGTTCCTTGATAAGTGTATCCGATGCGGCGAATGCATGAAAGTATGCCTCACAAATGCAATTCATCCAACATTTCTTCAGGCCGGTCTCGAGGGATTGTGGACCCCGTATCTCGTCATGAGGCTTGCTTACTGCGAGTATTCCTGCACACTTTGCGGCCAGGTCTGTCCTACGCAGGCCATCAGGAGACTTCCTGTGAATGAAAAGCAGAAGGTCAAGATCGGGCTAGCCTTCATCTCCAGGGATCGGTGTCTTCCTTATGCCGAGCAGAAGGAGTGCGTCGTTTGCGAAGAGCATTGCCCGACGCCGAAGAAGGCGATCTGGTTCGATGAGAAAGAGGTCACGCTGATGGATGGCAGCAGGAAGATCATCAAGCAGCCGGTCGTCGACCTCAATCTGTGCATAGGATGCGGCATCTGTGAAACAAAATGTCCTGTCTCTGATCGACCCGCCATCTACGTGCAATCCATAGGAGAGTCGCGCTCCAAGACAAACCAGATCTTGCTCACCGAATTGCCTGAATAG